The genomic region GAATTTCGAGTAAATTTTTCTGATCTCCGAGACGGTGTGTTCGCAGGTTGTCCTTTTAGGATCAAAACCGCTATCTGACACCTTAAGATCAAGTATTTCCTCGATGACCGACCGCATGATCAGTCCCATCTCTGCGGTGTTGTAGCCGCCCTCGAGCAAAAAGGCGATATTTCCGCCGCAGTGTCTCTCGGCGAGTCGCATAACGAATCTTGTAAGCCTGGCGAAACCTTCTGAGGTAACCAGCATTCCTCCCAGCGGGTCGACCTGGTAAGCGTCAAAGCCCGCGGATATGAGAATGAATTCCGGGGAGTACTGCTCCACCACGGGTTCGAGTATCTCGGCGAAGATTCTGAGGTAATCTTCATCTCCCAGCATCGCGGGGCAGGGGACGTTAACCGTGTACCCAAGTCCCTCTTTGTATCCGAGTTCCTTTAAGCTTCCGGTGCCGGGGTAAAACGGGAACTGGTGCACTGAGAAGAAGAGCACACTGCTTGAATCATAGAAGATATGCTGGGTGCCGTTTCCGTGGTGCACGTCCCAATCTATGATCAGGACTCTTTCAAGACCGCAGTTGGCCAACAGGTGGGCCCCGGCGACCGCCACGTGATTAAACAGGCAGAACCCCATCGCCCTGTCGTGTTCAGCGTGATGTCCGGGAGGGCGGGGGAGTACGAACGCGGTATCGATTTCCCCTGAAAGAATATCGTTTACAGAGCATATAAGCCCCCCGGAACCCGCAAGCGCGGCGTCAAAAGAAACTTCGCACGTAGAGGTGTCGGCATCAAGCTTCGAGAACTCCTTGCCGGAGGTGCCTTTGACCATATCGAAATAGGGCTTGCTGTGTACCAGAGTGATCTCTTCCTCCGTAGCGGGCCTTGTGTCGGCTGGAACCGTTTTCTCCATGAGACCCGAACTCTCAAGTGCTCCCAGAATGCTGGTCAGTCTTTCCGGACACTCCGGATGTCCGGGAGGGTTCTGGTGAGCCAGGAAAAGATCGTTACTTACTATCGAGAGTTTTTTCATTTTGGACTGCCTCTTTAAGATAACCTATGAGATAAAAGGAACCACAAACACAGGCTGCTTCTCCGTAGCCAAGAAGTTTTTCATATGCCTCCAGAGGATCTTTTACCGTCTCGACCGAGTCGAACTGTCCCCGGGCAAGCGCCAGAATTTTCTCCGTTTCCAACGACTTTTTGACTCCGGCAAGTTCCGTTATGATCAGTTTTCCCGAAACGCGGGAGAGCGTTTCGGTGAACCCTCCGATGTCTTTGTTCTCAAGCATCGTTATCAGGAAATTGAATTTTTTCCCCGGATGATAAAACTCAAGGGACTTAACAAGGTTCTCCCCCGCGGCGAGGTTGTGCGCGCCGTCGATTATAACGGGAGTTTCCCTGTTTAAGTACTCCATTCGCCCCCCCAGACTGACTCCAGCAAAAGCCTCTTTTATTTTTTCCGGGTCCGTTTTGTAGCGGGTATGCATTGTCAGCAACTCGGCTGCCGCTATGGATATAACGGCGTTTTCCACCTGGTGCGTGCCCGCGAGAGAAATTCTGAGTCCCGGAACGTTCCACCTGGGCCCCATGTAATCAAAGCTCAGATCTTCTTTTTCCCCGTAAGTGAACTCCGCTCCGATTCTGTGGCATGTTGAGGAGTTCTCCCGGACCCTGCGCTCGATTACCGAGAGGGCCTCGCCCGTGCATCCTGTCACCACGAGACCGTTTTTTTTGATTATTCCGGCTTTTTCCCCGGCAATCTCACCCAAAGTGTTTCCCAGGTATTCGGTGTGGTCAAAGGACACGTTCGTTATGACGCCTGCCAGATGATCGCATACGTTTGTCGAGTCCCATCTCCCGCCCATTCCCACTTCAAGCACGCCTACATCTATTGACTTGCCGTTGAAGTGAAGAAATGCAGCTGCCGTGAGCGTTTCGAAATAACTGAGCTCCACGCCAATCCCGGCGCAGGCGGCAAAAATCGTGCCGAGGGTCTCTTCAAGCTGCTCCCAGGTTATTTCCTCTCCGTCCACTTTTATTCTTTCCGTGACGTTGATCAGGTGAGGGGAGGTAAAGAGACCTGCGCGATAGCCGTTCACCTCGAATATTGACGCGATACAGGCCGCCACGGACCCCTTGCCGTTAGTTCCGGCAACGGCGACGTAATCCTTTTTCCTGTGAGGAAACCCCAGTTCTTCAAGAACCGCGGTGATTCTGCCGAGCCCCGGTTTTACGCTGTCCACTCCCTTTAGGCGGAGTTTTTTCAGATTCTTAAACATTTCGGGCCTACCGGGTTAAAGATAGCACATGTCGGCTTGATATCCCTCCCAGGTTGCAGGAGCGTTTTTTTCGAATCCGCAAGGGCGGGACGGAGATCCGAGTTTGGGTGATCAGTCCTCAAGTATAACTACGGCGACGGAGTATTCCCCGTCGTGTGATATGGTGGTATGAATTCGGGTCAGGCCCCTTTGTTCAGCGATTTCCTTTGTGCTTCCCCTGAGGTCTATGAAGGGTTTTCCAAGCTCATTGCGCTTGACCGCTATGTTGTGAAATTTTATTCCCCGTCTGAACCCGGTCCCCAGCGCCTTCACGAAGGCTTCCTTGACCGCATAGTTGGCCGCGTAGCTTATGTTTCTGTTTTTGCCGTCACCGTTCTGCGCGAGTTCATCATCGGTGAAGACCTTTCGAAGGAATTTCTCCCCCCACCTCTCAATAAGGTTCTCTATGCGACTGTTGCGAACCATATCGATGCCTATGCCTGAAACCATATCTTTTTGCCTTATTCCCTGCTGTAGAAAAATACTATAGCAGATTGATCATGTCTCTTACGGCTTCCTCCATTCCGGAGAGAACCGCCCGTGAAATTATGCTGTGGCCGATGTTGAGTTCCTCAATCCCGTCTATCCGTGAAACCGCGGTCACGTTAACGTAGTTAAGCCCGTGACCGGCGGATACCCTGAGTCGGTGGGAGAGGGCGTCTTCCGTTGATTTTCTGATCTTATCAAGTTCCATCATCATCCCGGTCTCGTCGCGGGCGTTTGCGTAACTTCCGGTGTGGAGTTCAACCATATGGGCTCCGGTCTGCGCGGAGGCGCTTATCTGTTCGGGGTCAGGGTCTATGAAAATGCTTACGAACAGCCCGGAGCTCTTCAGTTTTTCAATCCCCGCGGCAATTCTCTCCGTATCCCCGCGCACGTCAAGTCCTCCTTCAGTGGTTATCTCCTGCCTTTTTTCCGGAACGAGAGTCACGACGTCGGGAAGCGTCTCGCACGCAATCTCAATCATTTCGTCCGTTACGGCCATTTCCATGTTAAGTTTCGTCCGCACCGTCTGTCTCAGCAGAAGAAGGTCCCTTTCCTGAATGTGTCGACGATCTTCACGAAGGTGGACCACTATTCCGCTCGCTCCGGCGAGTTCAGCCTGCACGGCTGCGGTCACGGGGTCGGGCTCGTCTCCCATCCTTGCCTGTCTCAGGGTTGCTACGTGGTCAACGTTTACGTTCAGTCTGGTTTTCATCTACAGATTTCCTGTTCCGATGTTCTCGCTTATTACGGAAGATACGCGGGAAGCGATTCCGTTTATCAGGGTTTCATCCTCTCCCTCCACCATTACCCGCGCCAGCAGTTCGGTTCCGGAATATCTGAGGTTTATTCTTCCTTTGTCTCCAAGGATTTTTTCAGATTCCCTGACGATCTCGACAAGCCCCGGGATCTGCTCAAACGGTTTTTTCTCTTTGATTTCAAGACTGCTAAGAACCTGGGGAAACAAATCTATTATCCCGGCGAGTTCAGAAAGCTGTTTCCCCTTTCTTTTCATTATGCCCAGAATCTGAAGCGAGGCCAGCAGTCCGTCTCCCGTTGTCGAGTGGTCAAGAAACAGCAGGTGACCCGATTTCTCGCCTCCCAGGTTTGCTCCCAGCTCTCTCATTGCTTCTACCACGTATCTGTCTCCCACGCGGGTTCTCTTGAGTCTCAGCCCTTTTGCGCTGAGGTAGTTCTCAAGGGCCATGTTGCTCATCTGGGTAGCCACCACGGTGTCCGTTGCCAGGGTGCCGGTTTCAAGCATTTCGGATGAGCAGATCGCAAGCACATGATCGCCGTCAACCTCATTTCCGTTTTCATCGCAGAAAACCACCCTGTCCGCGTCTCCGTCAAGCGCTATTCCTATGTCGGAACCGCTTCGCACTACTTCTTCGCAGAGTATTTCGGGGCGAAGGCTTCCGCAGTCAACGTTTATGTTCGTTCCATTGGGCTCAGTGCCGATCGTGATCACCTCGGCCCCAAGTTCCTCGAAGATTATGGGTGCGACCTTGTACGCGGCTCCGTTGGCGCAGTCAACTACGATCTTCACCCCGTCGAGCGTAAGATTATCAGGGAAGGTGTTTTTGAGAAACACTATGTAGCGTCCGACCGCGTCCTCGATTCTTTTCGCCTTTCCCGTCAGGGGAGGGGGGCTTAGCTGTTTTTCTCCGAGAACCATGTTCTCTATTTCAGCCTCCGTTGTGTCCGGGAGCTTGAAGCCCGTGGAATCGAATATCTTTATTCCGTTATCGGTGTAGGGATTGTGCGACGCGGAGATGACCACGCCGGCCGTGGCTCTCATGTTTGAAGTGAGAAAGGCTATGGCAGGAGTGGGCAGGGGACCGACGAGCAGTACGTCGGCTCCCATGGACGTTATGCCCGAGGCTATTGCCTGTTCGAAGACGTAGCCTGAAAGGCGGGTGTCTTTGCCGACGAGTATCTTCACGTGGCTGCCCGTTTTCCCGGACAGATATTTTGTGAGCGCTTTTCCGAGAGCAAGCGATACCTCGGGGGTCATTGGATAGGTGTTGGTAACCCCTCTTATTCCATCGGTTCCAAAAATCTTTCTTTCGGGAAATTCAGATGCGGACTTTTTCATGATTTACGTCTCGGGGGATTCTTCCGGGGGAGGCGGTTTGACCCTGACCCTGACACTCGTCGGAGAGGTCTTCGTAAGTTTCAGCAGATCTGAACTTGGATACTGAACTTTTACCCTGAGTCTTTTCACCCTGCTCTCGCCCATCTCCGTCCCGTCTATGAAAACTTTGACATCATTGCTCGTAAGGTCGTTGATGGTCTTGTAGGGGCCGTTGAATACCAGTGTGGCCTTAAGCTCGGGAGTTGTAGTGTATTCGAGTTCTCCGAAATTCCGGGGAACTATGTCGACATCCCGAAACTCCTTGGACAGTATTATCTCTTTTATGTAAACCGTTACGTTCACGTGATCGCCTTCGAGGACTTCCATGTACTGGGATGGCAGCTGCAGCTGCACCGGCGCCGTGAACTCGGCTTTTTCGCCTTCAAGCTTTATTTTCGCCGTTTCTATGCTTTCCAGCTTGCCAAGCTGCGAAGCGGGTCCTTTTACCTTTACGAATTGCGGGACGACTTTTAATTTCTTCGATATCTCGTAGCCGGAGTCCGGTTCTCCGAGCACGGGTTTCACCTTGAACCTTTTCGTCACAAGCATGTCTATGTTAAGAGAGAGCTTTGAGGGCCTCGCAGCGACTATATCGATTCCTCTGGGAACTATCTGCGATGCCGCGCGCTTTAAGTCTATTTTAAGGACACCCCTTTCCGTTTTCTGCAGGTCAACGGGAATTGACTTGTTCGAGAAGGCAAATGAAGAGAGCAGATTTCTCGCTCCCCTGAGAGATAGGTCAACATTTTCGGGGGCATTGTTCACGATAATAAGGTCTTCAGGCAGGCCGCTTAGGTGAAGCGGAATCCTGACGTCCCTTTCCACGTCAAGTTCGAAGTTCGTAAATGCCCAGAGCATTACGGCCAGCGCGAGCGCGATTGTTTTTTTTGTAAGACCTTGAAAGAAAGGTTTTTTCTCCATCAGGCTTTTCCTGCCTGGCCTGTTTTTATGCTGCTCAGGCTCTCGGTGGTAAGTTCGGAAACCAGACTCGGCTTAAGCAGTCTATCGTTGGCGATTCTCTTAAGTTCTCCGTCCGCCACCAGCGAGATCTTCCCCGTTTCCTCGGACACGACTACAACGACGGCGTCAGTCTCGTTGGAGAGCTTTATTGCCGCCCTGTGCCTTGTTCCAAGCTCCGTTCCCAGTTCAAGGTCAGTACTGATCGGGAAAAAGCACCCGGCTGAAACAATAACGTCGTCTTTGACTATCACTCCTCCGTCGTGAAGAGGGGACGCCGGGTTGAAAATGGTTATAAGCATCTCGCTTGATAAGCTGGCGTTAATGGGTCTTCCGGGAAACACTCTTAGGCTCTCCTGCCTTTCAATGGCTATCAGGGCTCCGATTTTCCTTGAAGAAAGAAAAGAACAGGCATCCCCCAGCTCTTCTATCATTGCTTCGTTTACGGCATGTTTTGCGAAACTGAAGAGAAGAGGTTTTTTCCCTATGTTCGCAAGCCCTCTTCTTATATCATCCTGAAAGAGAATTATTATTATGAGGATAGCGAAGCCGAGAAAGTGCGTAAGCACCCAGTTAAGCGTGAAAAAACCCCATTTCCTCGAGGCGAAGTAAAGAACCGCCATAGCCACGAGTCCTACCAGGATCTGCGAGCTTCTGGTTCCCTCTATGGCCTTCAGTACGTAGAAAAATATTATGGCGACGATCAGGATATCCAGACTGTCGGAAAAGAATCGAAAGTTCTGTATGGTAGAATCTGTCATATCCTAGTTAGTCCCGTATATGCTCTTTACCGTCCTAATCGCCTGCACTGTCTCAAGTACATCATGAACTCTTACGATAGAAATACCCTTGAGCATTGATATTATTACTGAACAGACGGATCCTATCAATCTTTGCTCGGCAAGCGGGCTCCCCAGGATTTCTCCTATAAAGGATTTTCGCGAGGTTCCGATGCAGACCGGAAACCCGAGCCGGCAGAATTCCTCGAGCTTTCTTATGATTTCGAGGTTCTGCGGAGTGGTTTTTCCGAATCCGATGCCCGGGTCAATTATTATGTGGTCCCGCGGCACTCCCGCCGCCATTGCCGCCTGAGCCGAATTCAGAAGAAAGTCCGCTATATCGGGAATAAGCGAACTGTATTGGGTTTTCTCCTGCATGTCCAGCGGGCGTGAACTTGTGTGGGTGAGTACGATTGCGGCTCCTTTCTCCGATACTTTCTGCGCCACTTGCGGCTCGAAACTCAGTCCGCTTATATCGTTTACCATCGAGGCTCCGCACCCAAGAGCCTCCTCGGCGACGGCCGCTTTTGTGGTGTCGACGGATATTACGGTGTCAAATTCCACCGAAGCCGCTTCTATTACCGGTATAACCCTGTCAAGCTCCTCTTCCGTGCTCACGCCGAGAGAACCCGGCCTTGTGGATTCTCCTCCTATGTCGATAATATCGGCCCCGTCTCTGATTAAAGAGGCGATTCTCCCGAGAGCTTTTTGGGGATCGTTGTACGTTCCGCCGTCATAAAAGGAGTCCGGCGTCATGTTCACGATTCCCATGACGAGGGGTTTTTGGCTGAGATCCAGTTCTTTTGAACCGAGTTTTATCAAATGATGTTCTGGTGCGTTCTGATCTGCTTTGTGGACTGAAGACTTTAGCAAAGGGCTTTTACTCCCGGTTTTGCAAAGACAGCCAGAAAACAGCGGCGGGGCAGGGCAGAACCCTGGGAATCAGACCCTGCTGGTTATATCGAACGGCTTTTTCGCTTCCGGCCTGAACTCACGTGTTTTTGACACCAGTTCGTCAAGTTCCGCCGAGTCTACGACTTCTTTTTCAAGAAGCAGGGAAGAGAGTTCATGCAGAAGATCCAAATTGTCTCCGAGGAGCTTCATCACCTCGTCGTAGCTTTCGTTCACGATCTTCCTTGTCTCCTGATCGATCTGCACCGCGGTATCTTCGCTGTAATCGCTTTTTCTCGATATTTCCCTGCCCAGGAAAGGCTGCTGTTCCCCTTTGCCGAAAGTTACCGGTCCCACAACTTCGCTCATTCCCCATTCGCATACCATTTTTTTGGCTATGTCGGTAACTCTCTCAAGGTCGTTCGCGGCGCCGCTGGTTCTTTCGGAAAACACAAGTTCTTCGGCGGCCCTGCCTCCCAGAAGCACCTTTACTGTGGAAAGGAGATAGGTTCTCGACAGGGTGTACTTGTCTTCAAGGGGGAGCTGCTGAGTAACTCCGAGAGCCATTCCTCTCGGTATGATCGTCACCTTGTGTATGGGATCGGCCTCGGGAGTAAGTTTCGCTACGAGCGCGTGTCCGGCCTCGTGATAAGCGGTGATTTTTCTCTCTTTTTCGCTTATCAGCATACTTTTTCTCTCAACTCCCATTGTGACCTTGTCTTTTGCGTATTCAAAGTCTTCTATGGAGACCTGTTCCTTGTCGTTGCGGGCAGCATGAAGAACCGACTCGTTGACCAGATTTTCAAGGTCGGCTCCGGAGAAACCCGGGGTGGACCTGGCGATCACCGAAAGATCAACGTCAGCAGCCATCGGGGTGTCTTTTGAATGAACGACCAGGATGGCTTCTCTTCCCCTGACATCCGGCCTCGGAACGACAACCTGGCGGTCAAACCTCCCGGGCCTGAGAAGCGCCGGGTCAAGCACGTCCGGGCGGTTCGTGGCGGCCATGACTATAATGCCCTCGTTCCCTTCAAAGCCGTCCATCTCGACCAGGAGCTGGTTAAGGGTCTGCTCCCTTTCGTCGTGGCCCCCTCCTAGTCCTGCTCCCCTGTGTCTTCCCACGGCGTCGAGTTCGTCAACGAATATTATGCAAGGGGCGTTTTTCTTGGCCTGTATGAACAGGTCCCTTACCCTTGAAGCTCCGACTCCGACGAACATCTCCACGAAGTCACTCCCGCTTATGATGAAAAACGGCACTCCCGCTTCTCCGGCTATGGCTTTTGCCAGGAGGGTTTTTCCCGTTCCCGGGGGACCGACCAGAAGGACTCCCTTGGGTATTCTTCCTCCAAGCCGCGTGAATTTCTCCGGATTTTTCAGAAACTCCACTATTTCGCTTACTTCCTCTTTTGCCTCCTCGACTCCGGCCACGTCCTTGAAGGTGATCTTGTTCTGTTCATCGGAGAGCATCCTCGCGCGGTTTTTTCCGAAACTCATCGCTTTCGTCCCTCCGGCCTGTACCTGTCTCATGAAAAAGACCATGAGTGCGACCAGTATGAAAAGAGGGCCCCAGTTTATCAGTATCTGTGTAAGCGAACTCTGTTTGCGATGGGAAAAACTGAACTCCACTCCGCTTTCCTCAAGCTTTGCGATAAGGAGTTCTCCCGCGGGGCCGGTGGTTGTGAATCCGCGGTCTTCGGGGTCGGCGTTTTTAAGCTCTCCCCTTATTATGTTTTCGCCGAACTCTACCCTTGCCAGCCTGTCGTTATCCAGGTGTTCCAGGAATTTGCTGTAGGATATTTCCGAGTAGACGTTCGCCGAGGTGTTCATGAACTGGTACACGGCGAACACTCCGACGAATATGGCCACCCAGAGCACAAGGTTTTTAAAAATGTTTGCTGACATATATTATTCCTTGATATTTACACAACTCTCACGCGGATAAACATATCCGGAAGATAAAATAACATAGTTAAATTTTCATTTCAAACGGGTTTTGATAATGCCAAGATCCCAGCGTTTTCCTTTATCCAAATCCATAAGAGAATGGACTTGCTGTTTTGTTGCGCGAAAAGTCTTGACTCATTTAGTCGGGCCATTCGACTTGGCGTTGGAAGTCAGAGTGGGAAAGTAATTCTCTGGCTAATGTCTGCCCGGGAAATTGTACTAGGGCCACCTGCGATAGTGTGCTTGTAGAGAGGGGGATTTTCTTGGGCACAAATCCCCGAAACTTTAAAACACTGAAGCGAACAGCGAATTGTGGCTTGGCGGACAAAACCTTTATCCATTCATCAGAGCCCGTGAAATCGATTGGTTTTCCGGAGACGGGAAGCTTTGGATTTCCTTTGTACGGCGCGCAGTCGTAATAGAGGATGCGTAGAAGGAATTCGTCTTCTAAAAGACAAGAGTGGGCAATGGTTTCAATGTAGTCAGGCGTATATTCAAGGTCAGCTTGCCGAACTAACACCCGCAGATATCCACCGTCGATGAAAATCGCTGTTTTCAAAAGAGAGGCCTCCCACGGGTTTTAGCCTGTGGGAGGCCCCCACATACATGCCCGCCTACGGGCGTAACGGATAATATCATAGTTTCACTGGAAGGTTTTATTAAAAAATCTATGCGAAACAAAAAGTTCTTGTCAAGGCTGCATGTTTCCTATGTTACCGGTTCGATTATAATCAATCGCGGTGATAAAACAACAACAGGTTTCCGTAAAAAAGACCACTTCCTAACCTTGTTGCTCAAATGGGTTTTTTAATCGTAAAGGTCCGTTCCCAGATACATCTCTCCACTGTCGCAGAAAGTTACAAGCACCTGGCCGCCGTCTCGAAGTTCTTCTGAGATCCCAAGGGCCGCGCTGAGGCAGGCTCCCGAAGATATTCCGACCAGTATGCCTTCCTCGGAAGCGAGAGTTTTGGCGCATTCACGGGCATCCTCCGTGGAAACCGCGTAGATTCTGTCGATCACGCCGGTATCAAGCTTCTCGGGAACGAACCCGGGCGATATTCCGCAGATGCCGTGAGTACCTTCTTTCCCCTCGGAAAGAGTAGGGCTTTCTGTGGGTTCGACCACCACTACCTTGAGACCGGGGTAGATTTTTTTGAGTTCAGAGCCCACTCCCATTACCGTTCCCCCGCTTCCGACTCCGCACACGAAGGCATCGAGATGTCCCGGTATCTGGTTTTTTATTTCTTTCGCGGTTTCCTCGCGGTGAATCCCTATGTCCGCTGTGTTTTTGAACTGGTCAAGAAAATAGGAATCCGGGTTTTCGCGTTCTATCTCGCGAGCCTTTTCTCTCGACCCTCGAAGCCCCAGGCTTGGGTCGGTGAGAACCGCCTGTCCCTTAAACGCTTTTATTACCTGGACTTTCTCTTTTGCCGTATCCCCGGGCATAACAACGGTGAAGTCGTAGCCGCCTGCCCGGCAGCAAAGGGCTATTCCTATCGCGGTGTTCCCGCTTGACGCTTCGATTACGGTTGTTTTACCGGGTTCTATCAGGTTTTTATGCTCCGCTTGTCTTAGCATGGCGATACATGCCCTGTCCTTTATGCTGCCCGCAGGGTTTAAGTTCTCAAGCTTCGCCCATATCTTTGAGCGTCCGTCTTTCGGTACGCTTCTGAGCCTTATTACCGGAGTGTTGCCGATGCAGTCAATCAGGTTTGCCATTTGCGTGTTTTTCGTGCGGATTTTCCGTGCCCGGTCAATACACAAGAAAAGGGATTATGTCTTTGAGCGCGCTGCCGTCTTTGCTTTTGATCTCAGCCAGTATCTCTCTTATCTGCTCCCACGTCACGTCTTCTTTCCTGATCTCGTTCTTGAGTTTCAGAATAAGTACTTTTATTTCCTGGTCCGTCACGCCTTTTACGTATGAACTGAGAGCGGCCATCGCTTCATCTTCAGAAAAATGTGTCATTGCTCTAATTGCCGATTAAAATAACCCAAAAAGTTTTTTTAAGGTAACCTTTTTTCGAGTTGATTTCCACGGAACTGTATACTCCCGGTGCAAATGAATTTTAATAGAGGGATCAATCTTGCCGGCAAAGAGCCGGGCAAGCTTCCCCGTTTCCGTTTCTTCTTGCCTCTGGCCTTTGCGTTTGCCTGTCTGGTCGGGATTCTTGCGGTCTATATCTATTTCTCAAAAGATCTCCCTGACCTTCGCGATCTCACAAGGTATCAGCCCGCTATTCTAAACGAGTTCTATTCATCCGAAGGAGAGCTGATAGCACAGTCCGGGCTTGAGAGAAGGGCGCTTGTAAATCTCGAGGATATGCCTACTCACGTAGTAAACGCCTTTATAGCCGTCGAAGACAGGAGGTTCTACCAGCACAGCGGCGTGGATGCCAAAAGCGTTGTGAGGGCCCTTTTACAGAACCTGATTACGGGCAGAATCGTCTCCGGCGGAAGCACCATTACGCAGCAGATAACCAAGAACCTCATTCTGGGTCCGGAAAAGGCCTACAGCAGGAAGATAAAAGAAGCTATTCTCTCATACAGAATAGAAAAGAACCTCTCCAAAGACGAAATACTCTATCTTTACCTAAACCATATATACCTTGCCGACGGCGTCTACGGAGTTGAGATGGCGAGCCGGAATTACTTCGGGAAGTCGGCAAAAGACATAAACATAGCCGAGGCGTGCCTGCTGGCGGGAATTCCGCGACGACCCGAGCTTTACTCACCCAGAGTCAATCCCTCAAATGCGCTTAAAAGGCAGAAGACCGTGATAAACATAATGCGCAACCAGGAGTTCATAACCGAAAGACAGAAGCGGAACGCCTTGGCGTACAAGATAAAAATCATTCCGAAGCAGGAACCCAGAGGGGAGTACATAGCCCCTTACTTCATTGAGTACGTAAGGGAGTATCTTGAGAAGAAAGTCGGCAGGAGGGCCTACGAAAAGGGCGGTTACAAGGTTTACACAACCCTTGACATGGACCTGAACCTTGTGGCTTACAGGGCCATTAGAAGGGGAATACGCAACACCGAGAAAAGACAGGGCAGAACCAGATTTACCATTGCCAGACTCAGAACTCTTGAGCAGATCGAGGAATTCAAAGAACAGCAGCGCCAGCTTGCTTTTCAGGACGGAAGAACGTACAGGGCCGTTATCACCGTCACGGGAGACATAGACGAGAAAACTTCTTTTGCCACGGTGGAAGTCGGCGGCGAGAAACGGAAGTTCAGTTACATAGTCGACCCGGAGAGGTATCTTCCCCCTCCCGATGGCATCTATCTTCTCCCGGAGAGACTGAACCCGGGAGACGTTATAAAGGTGAGGGTGTCTGTAAGCGACGAGAAGGTGACCGATATAGTTCCCCTGTTCTGGCCCCAGACCCAGGGGGCACTGGTTGCCATGGACGCAAGGGGCAACATCATCTCAATGGTAGGAGGATATGACTTCGGACTCTCGAAGTTCAATCGGGCTATTCAGGCGAAAAGGCAGCCGGGTTCCGCGTTTAAGCCTTTTCTCTATTCGGCGGCTATAGACAAAGGGTATACGCAGACGAGCAAGCTCCTTGACGTACCGATTATCGTGGATGACTGGGTTCCGGAGAATTACGACGAAGAATACATGGGGTCGATCTTCTTCAGAGAATCTCTCGTCAACTCGAGGAACCTTTCTTCGATCAGGCTTATCATGGACGTGGATCCGCGATATGTAGCGAGTTATTCCAGGCCCTTCGGGTTCGGATCCAGAATCAATCCCTATCCCTCGCTTGCTCTGGGAAGCTCCGAAGTTACTCTGCTGGAAATAACTGCAGCATATTCTGTTTTCGCAAATTCCGGGATATACAGGAAACCGAATTTCATACTCAGGATCTATGACAGGAACGGAAGCCTGATTGAGGATAACACCGGGGAGGTGTA from Candidatus Dadabacteria bacterium harbors:
- a CDS encoding cysteine synthase family protein; translation: MANLIDCIGNTPVIRLRSVPKDGRSKIWAKLENLNPAGSIKDRACIAMLRQAEHKNLIEPGKTTVIEASSGNTAIGIALCCRAGGYDFTVVMPGDTAKEKVQVIKAFKGQAVLTDPSLGLRGSREKAREIERENPDSYFLDQFKNTADIGIHREETAKEIKNQIPGHLDAFVCGVGSGGTVMGVGSELKKIYPGLKVVVVEPTESPTLSEGKEGTHGICGISPGFVPEKLDTGVIDRIYAVSTEDARECAKTLASEEGILVGISSGACLSAALGISEELRDGGQVLVTFCDSGEMYLGTDLYD
- the ftsH gene encoding ATP-dependent zinc metalloprotease FtsH gives rise to the protein MSANIFKNLVLWVAIFVGVFAVYQFMNTSANVYSEISYSKFLEHLDNDRLARVEFGENIIRGELKNADPEDRGFTTTGPAGELLIAKLEESGVEFSFSHRKQSSLTQILINWGPLFILVALMVFFMRQVQAGGTKAMSFGKNRARMLSDEQNKITFKDVAGVEEAKEEVSEIVEFLKNPEKFTRLGGRIPKGVLLVGPPGTGKTLLAKAIAGEAGVPFFIISGSDFVEMFVGVGASRVRDLFIQAKKNAPCIIFVDELDAVGRHRGAGLGGGHDEREQTLNQLLVEMDGFEGNEGIIVMAATNRPDVLDPALLRPGRFDRQVVVPRPDVRGREAILVVHSKDTPMAADVDLSVIARSTPGFSGADLENLVNESVLHAARNDKEQVSIEDFEYAKDKVTMGVERKSMLISEKERKITAYHEAGHALVAKLTPEADPIHKVTIIPRGMALGVTQQLPLEDKYTLSRTYLLSTVKVLLGGRAAEELVFSERTSGAANDLERVTDIAKKMVCEWGMSEVVGPVTFGKGEQQPFLGREISRKSDYSEDTAVQIDQETRKIVNESYDEVMKLLGDNLDLLHELSSLLLEKEVVDSAELDELVSKTREFRPEAKKPFDITSRV
- the folP gene encoding dihydropteroate synthase; this translates as MIKLGSKELDLSQKPLVMGIVNMTPDSFYDGGTYNDPQKALGRIASLIRDGADIIDIGGESTRPGSLGVSTEEELDRVIPVIEAASVEFDTVISVDTTKAAVAEEALGCGASMVNDISGLSFEPQVAQKVSEKGAAIVLTHTSSRPLDMQEKTQYSSLIPDIADFLLNSAQAAMAAGVPRDHIIIDPGIGFGKTTPQNLEIIRKLEEFCRLGFPVCIGTSRKSFIGEILGSPLAEQRLIGSVCSVIISMLKGISIVRVHDVLETVQAIRTVKSIYGTN
- a CDS encoding PBP1A family penicillin-binding protein, which codes for MNFNRGINLAGKEPGKLPRFRFFLPLAFAFACLVGILAVYIYFSKDLPDLRDLTRYQPAILNEFYSSEGELIAQSGLERRALVNLEDMPTHVVNAFIAVEDRRFYQHSGVDAKSVVRALLQNLITGRIVSGGSTITQQITKNLILGPEKAYSRKIKEAILSYRIEKNLSKDEILYLYLNHIYLADGVYGVEMASRNYFGKSAKDINIAEACLLAGIPRRPELYSPRVNPSNALKRQKTVINIMRNQEFITERQKRNALAYKIKIIPKQEPRGEYIAPYFIEYVREYLEKKVGRRAYEKGGYKVYTTLDMDLNLVAYRAIRRGIRNTEKRQGRTRFTIARLRTLEQIEEFKEQQRQLAFQDGRTYRAVITVTGDIDEKTSFATVEVGGEKRKFSYIVDPERYLPPPDGIYLLPERLNPGDVIKVRVSVSDEKVTDIVPLFWPQTQGALVAMDARGNIISMVGGYDFGLSKFNRAIQAKRQPGSAFKPFLYSAAIDKGYTQTSKLLDVPIIVDDWVPENYDEEYMGSIFFRESLVNSRNLSSIRLIMDVDPRYVASYSRPFGFGSRINPYPSLALGSSEVTLLEITAAYSVFANSGIYRKPNFILRIYDRNGSLIEDNTGEVYLRYERRLKQGEESGEWHYQERLSPQPSESRSQFLGLLAEDQREFVTAGEFGFFIKKVPIHYFGNTEEFKRVISPETAYIMTDMMEAVVSEGTGLLANSLNSKARVAGKTGTTNDYTDAWFIGYSPMVVAGVWVGKDDNTSLGDKEAGSLSAVPVWKEYMSRVLDKYNERKEFEIPSGIKIRNTPLGEISFKVKPAMSKDEVLRGLKMMVVESAEKKAESSEEYDYNRIRSLFRRDKEEDNE